In the Mytilus trossulus isolate FHL-02 chromosome 1, PNRI_Mtr1.1.1.hap1, whole genome shotgun sequence genome, one interval contains:
- the LOC134718113 gene encoding uncharacterized protein LOC134718113 has product MILIVYVCSSVILTNVKSVAGLCSNSTEELNFCNPDAGTIVGMVIGGIVAIILITIVILLAVSHIRMLDNDDYLIHDTAVSTNPLGRSGQPPRYTRRTDNRNTQQTTEQPPSV; this is encoded by the exons atgaTACTTATTGTGTATGTGTGCTCAAGTGTTATTCTGACAAACG TGAAAAGTGTAGCTGGACTATGCAGCAATTCTACAGAAGAATTGAACTTTTGCAATCC cGATGCCGGGACCATTGTTGGCATGGTAATTGGTGGAATAGTGGCCATTATTTTGATCACTATTGTTATCCTCCTTGCTGTTTCACATATACGGATGCTGGATAATGATGACTATTTGATTCATGATACAGCAGTATCAACTAATCCATTAGGACGATCAG GTCAACCACCGCGGTATACCAGACGTACAGACAACAGGAATACCCAACAAACAACTGAACAACCACCATCTGTGTAA
- the LOC134718123 gene encoding uncharacterized protein LOC134718123: MYVIVGSKIVLVLICYELVGHFVSGEGNDSSSSSDGTILGAVLGSICVMLVVVTCLIVSVCCKSKVCSVQPSQDAQRNTTNITVNLDRPPLGPPRYSSLYPNTRLPPLTNSISRSRDDYTCEQDATNSSVHGHSIRPSCIPAISPPQYTPTIIPTSELRD; this comes from the exons ATGTATGTAATAGTGGGATCTAAAATCGtgcttgttttaatttgctatgaATTAGTAG GTCATTTTGTAAGTGGCGAAGGAAATGACAGTTCTTCAAG TTCCGATGGAACTATTTTAGGTGCTGTTCTCGGGAGTATATGTGTAATGTTAGTGGTTGTAACATGTCTTATTGTCTCAGTTTGCTGTAAGTCAAAGGTGTGTTCTGTACAACCATCTCAAGACGCTCAaagaaatacaacaaatatCACAG TGAATCTTGATCGACCACCTTTAGGACCTCCTAGATACAGTTCGCTGTATCCTAATACTAGACTCCCACCATTGACGAATTCGATAAGCCGATCTAGAGATGATTACACTTGTGAACAAGATGCAACTAATAGTTCTGTACATGGACATTCTATTCGACCATCGTGTATACCGGCAATATCACCTCCACAATATACTCCAACTATTATCCCTACATCAGAACTGAGAGATtga